The following are encoded together in the Tamandua tetradactyla isolate mTamTet1 chromosome 14, mTamTet1.pri, whole genome shotgun sequence genome:
- the MAP1A gene encoding microtubule-associated protein 1A isoform X1 yields the protein METEAGPGRPRGVAMETTSGLGLPSLGAPLSQNPVEPLCEAGAATPAARWDLRRHSLLIVIGDIGTESQLRAVRAHLEQGILSWNIDLSSFDLNQQLRLFITRHLAHFSSEVKGQRTLCHQSEILETIILVNPSADSISSEVHHLLSSPSAHKLLILSGQNLEPGGDLILQSGTYSYQNFAQVLHNPEIAQLLSNRDPGIQASLTVSCLGEGDWSHLGLSSSQETLHLRLNPEPTLPTMDGVAEFSEYVSETVDVPSPFDLLEPPTSGGFLKLSKPCCYIFPGGRGDSALFAVNGFNILVDGGSDRKSCFWKLVRHLDRIDSVLLTHIGADNLPGINGLLQRKVAEQEEEQSQGSSSYSDWVKNLISPELGVVFFNVPEKLRLPDASRKAKRSIEEACLTLQHLNRLGIQAEPLYRVVSNTIEPLTLFHKMGVGRLDMYILNPVKDSKEMQFLMQKWAGNSKAKTGIVLANGKEAEISVPYLTSITALVVWLPANPTEKIVRVLFPGNAPQNKILEGLEKLRHLDFLRYPVATQKDLAAGAVPANLKPSKIKQRADSKESLKATTKTAVSKLAKREEVAEEGAKEVRSELAKELAKTEKKAKEPSEKPLEKPAKPEKVRTESTEALKAEKRKLIKDKVGKKHLKEKISKLEEKKDKEKKEIKKERKELKKDEGKKEEKKDAKKEEKRKDTKPEVKKISKPDLKPFTPEVRKTLYKAKGPGRVKMDKSRSSRGEKELSSEPRTPPAQKGTVPLPPVSRHRELVLSSPEDLTQDFEEMKREERRLLAEQKDTGQGDKALPVEQGPPSTATQGTPLSGPGLEQEESVIKEKDVVPDIPEEQGSKDRGPDSGAETEEEKDTWEEKKQREAGRLPDRPEAREESEPEVKEDVIEKAELEEMEEVHPSDDEEEEETKAESFYQKHMQEALKVTPKNRETLGGRELGLQGKVPEKETSSFLSSLATPAGVTEHVSYIQDETIPGYSETEQTISDEEIHDEPEERPPPPRFPSSTYDLPGSEGPGPFEASQPADSATPATSSKGYGAPDTEILTYPPNMVAAPLAEEEHVSSATSITECDKLSSFATSVAEDQSVASLTAPQTEETGKSSLLLDTVTSIPSSRTEATQGLDYVPSAGTISPTSSLEEDKGFKSPPCEDFSVTGESERRGEIVGRSLPGEKAVEEEEETANVELSEKLRSQYGTPMFGAPGHTLHPGEPALGEVEERCLSPDDSTVKMASPPASGPPSATHTPFHQSPVEEKSEPQEFQEADSLGDTRHIQGIEKEDTAEETVEPGPEECILEKEVKISPPRSPQAQEAPVSITGRHTGCTIQLLPEQDKAIVFETMEAGEPTSPNSGAEVLPRDLRTSLQESDKPQKDEVPQFPDHSLSSEDAESVSILSVVSPDAANQEPTPKSPCGLKEQHLNKNLWPEMSPEDTRSLSLSEESPSKETSLDISSKQLSPESLGTLQFGELSLGKEEKGPLMLAEDTPQPSATVSVLEPHAATVLPPTDEATEYPAQIDITDESPDRKLPTSSFSHATLLENGKHSPGVITSPGEHILTADSSLTKSPESLPSPAMEDIAMEWEDKVPGSKDKTPEQDKIPEPKDEFLQKDKTLEQKDIVIEQKGIVIGQKDEALEEKSKAGEQEDKALEQKDEDLEQKTKSLDQKDMALEPKSIDLKENNRDSELREKALGQKDMDLEQKDTDLKQKDIEQKDKALEQKDKILGEKDRASKQKVRDFEQKEEEFECEYKAPEVSVPEQKDKTEKQNDKTLEKKDQALEEKYWALGQKDEALEQNNKADEQKSKALEEKDKTWRQESPEQDDKAMKEKEKILEEKSPKKVKAVEQIEEALLEKTKALGLEEIPVQEDKIQEQEEKYWKKEQDVVQEWREIAPIRAEPVGEQKETAPAWKDTSPEKEDRYWRGREEIALEQDPYWRELSCERKVWFPHELDGQGAHSRYAEERESTFLDEGPDDEREVPPLEHTPRSPWASDFKGFQEPSSQKGQEVEHWLAESPVGQPPEEEDKLTRSPFEIISPPASPPEIVGQRVPPAPGQEGPIPEPKPMTPMRSEPTTPSWLADIPPWVPKDRPLPPAPLSPAPAPPSSAPEPLTPAPFSWGTLEYDSVVAAVQEGAAELEGGPYSPLGKDYRKAEGEREDEGGTGASDSSPCSSKISEADKSHATTEQDQTEPEQREPTPYPDERSFQYADIYEQMMLTGLGPACPTREPPLGAAGDWPSHISTKEEAAGRNTSAEKELPSPVSPNSLQSDTSTFSYAALVGPTVPSRQELEPGPSVEPGPTPPAVPPRAPIPLSKGPSPPLNGNILSCSPDRRTSSPKESGQGHWDNTTSDSELEKGAQEQSEKEAQSPTPPHLIPSGPSTLWPASEALTSSSSGSPLGPTRPSLDFPASAFGFSSLQPAPPQLPSPAEPRSAPCGSLAFSGNRALVLVPGPPTKARHDEYLEVTKAPSLDSSLPQLPSPSSPGVPLLSNLPRPASPALSEGSSSEATTPVISSVAERFPPDLEAAEKGSGELIPGMEPAAHSLWDLTPLSPAPPASFDLGPTPAPSLSGDMDDGTLPCRLECSGAATNKSSPFQGPSEDHSANGPTEISPNPPGPAPAKAEKEEAEACPAWERGAWPEGAERRAGPDTLLSPELLCPGGAPGSQSSSISPEAEAGPQGCAAEPWPHHQELSPSFLNPPLPRSTDDNEVLIEEARVVGRGERRRAGGSGATGVPCPGADETPPTSASDSGSSQSDSDVPPETEECPSITAEAALDSDEDGDFLPVDKAGGISGTHHPRLGHDPPPLPQPDPRPSPPRPDVCMADPEGLSSESGRVERLREKEKVQGRVGRKAPGRAKPVSPARRLDFRGKRSPTPGKGPADRASRAPPKPRSTPSQVTPAEEKDGHSPMSKGLVNGLKAGPTALGSKGGTGPPVYVDLAYIPNHCSGKTADLDFFRRVRASYYVVSGNDPANGEPSRAVLDALLEGKAQWGENLQVTLIPTHDTEVTREWYQQTHEQQQQLNVLVLASSSTVVMQDESFPACKIEF from the exons GCCAGAGGACCCTCTGCCACCAGAGTGAGATCCTAGAGACCATCATCCTGGTAAATCCCAGTGCAGACAGCATAAGCTCTGAG GTTCACCATCTTCTTAGCAGCCCATCAGCTCACAAACTACTGATCTTGAGTGGGCAAAATTTAGAGCCTGGGGGGGACCTCATCCTACAGAGTGGCACATACTCCTACCAAAACTTTGCCCAAGTCCTTCATAACCCAGAG ATTGCCCAATTGCTCAGCAATAGAGACCCTGGGATCCAGGCCTCCCTTACAGTGTCCTGCTTAGGGGAGGGTGATTGGAGCCACCTGGGACTATCCAGTTCCCAAGAGACCCTGCACCTCCGGCTAAACCCTGAGCCCACACTGCCCACCATGGATGGCGTGGCTGAATTTTCCGAGTACGTCTCTGAGACCGTGGATGTGCCCTCCCCCTTTGACCTGCTAGAGCCCCCCACCTCAGGGGGCTTCCTGAAACTCTCCAAGCCTTGTTGCTACATCTTCCCTGGTGGCCGTGGGGACTCTGCCCTCTTTGCCGTCAATGGTTTCAACATCCTGGTGGATGGTGGCTCTGATCGGAAGTCCTGCTTCTGGAAGCTGGTGCGGCATCTGGACCGCATAGACTCGGTGCTGCTCACACACATTGGGGCAGACAATCTGCCAGGCATCAATGGTCTTCTGCAGCGCAAAGTGGCGGAACAAGAAGAGGAGCAGTCCCAGGGCTCTAGCAGCTACAGTGACTGGGTGAAGAATCTCATCTCCCCTGAGCTTGGAGTTGTCTTCTTTAATGTGCCTGAGAAGCTGCGGCTGCCTGATGCCTCCCGGAAGGCCAAGCGCAGCATAGAGGAAGCCTGCCTCACTCTACAGCACCTAAATCGCCTGGGCATTCAGGCTGAGCCTCTGTACCGTGTGGTCAGTAACACCATTGAGCCACTGACCCTATTCCACAAGATGGGTGTGGGCCGGCTGGACATGTACATCCTCAACCCAGTCAAGGACAGCAAGGAAATGCAGTTCCTCATGCAAAAGTGGGCAGGCAATAGTAAAGCCAAGACAGGTATCGTGCTGGCCAATGGGAAGGAGGCTGAGATCTCAGTGCCCTACCTGACCTCTATTACTGCTCTTGTGGTGTGGCTACCAGCCAACCCCACTGAGAAGATTGTGCGTGTACTTTTCCCAGGGAATGCTCCCCAAAACAAGATCTTGGAGGGCCTGGAAAAGCTTCGGCACCTGGATTTTCTGCGCTACCCTGTGGCCACGCAGAAGGACCTGGCTGCTGGGGCTGTACCTGCCAACCTCAAGCCCAGCAAAATCAAACAGCGAGCTGACAGCAAGGAGAGCCTCAAAGCTACTACGAAGACAGCCGTGAGCAAGCTGGCCAAACGGGAGGAGGTGGCTGAAGAGGGAGCCAAGGAGGTCCGCTCAGAACTAGCCAAGGAGTTAGCTAAGAcagaaaagaaggcaaaagaGCCATCTGAGAAGCCCCTAGAGAAGCCTGCCAAGCCTGAGAAGGTGAGGACAGAGTCAACTGAGGCACTGAAGGCAGAGAAACGAAAGCTGATCAAGGACAAAGTGGGGAAAAAGCACCTAAAAGAAAAGATatcaaaactggaagagaaaaaagacaaagagaaaaaagagatcaagaaggagagaaaggagctcAAGAaggatgaaggaaagaaggaggagaagaaggatgccaagaaggaagagaagaggaaagataCCAAACCTGAGGTCAAGAAGATTTCCAAGCCAGACCTGAAGCCCTTTACCCCTGAAGTACGTAAGACCCTCTACAAAGCCAAGGGCCCTGGAAGAGTCAAGATGGACAAGAGTCGGTCTTCCCGTGGGGAGAAGGAACTGTCCTCTGAACCCCGGACACCCCCAGCACAGAAGGGGACAGTACCTCTCCCACCAGTTAGTAGGCACAGGGAGCTGGTCCTGTCCTCACCAGAGGACCTCACACAGGATTTTGAGGAGATGAAGCGTGAGGAGAGGAGATTGCTGGCTGAACAAAAGGACACAGGACAAGGAGACAAAGCACTCCCTGTGGAGCAGGGACCCCCAAGCACAGCTACCCAGGGAACACCACTCTCTGGCCCAGGCCTGGAACAAGAAGAGTCTGTAATTAAGGAGAAAGATGTTGTGCCAGACATCCCTGAGGAACAAGGCAGCAAGGACAGAGGCCCAGATTCTGGGGCTgaaacagaggaagagaaagatacctgGGAGGAAAAGAAGCAGAGGGAAGCAGGAAGGCTCCCAGATAGaccagaagccagagaagaaAGTGAACCTGAGGTAAAGGAGGATGTGATAGAGAAGGCcgaattagaagaaatggaggAGGTACACCCTTCAGatgatgaggaagaggaagagacaaAAGCTGAGAGTTTTTACCAAAAGCATATGCAGGAAGCCTTGAAAGTAACCCCAAAGAACAGGGAGACTCTCGGCGGCCGGGAACTGGGACTCCAGGGTAAGGTCCCTGAAAAGGAGACCTCATCATTCTTAAGCAGCCTGGCCACACCTGCAGGAGTCACTGAGCATGTCTCTTACATTCAGGATGAAACAATTCCTGGTTACTCAGAAACTGAGCAGACCATCTCAGATGAGGAGATACATGATGAGCCGGAGGAGCGCCCACCTCCACCCAGATTTCCCTCAAGTACATATGACCTCCCTGGGTCTGAAGGTCCTGGACCCTTTGAGGCCAGCCAGCCTGCAGATAGTGCTACTCCTGCCACTTCCAGCAAAGGCTATGGAGCACCAGACACTGAAATCCTCACCTATCCCCCCAACATGGTGGCTGCCCCTTTGGCTGAAGAAGAACATGTGTCCTCAGCCACTTCGATTACGGAGTGTGACAAGCTTTCTTCCTTTGCCACATCAGTAGCTGAGGACCAGTCTGTGGCCTCACTCACAGCTCCCCAGACAGAGGAGACAGGCAAGAGCTCCCTGCTGCTTGACACAGTCACAAGCATCCCCTCCTCCCGCACTGAAGCCACTCAGGGCTTGGACTACGTGCCATCAGCTGGTACCATCTCACCCACCTCCTCACTGGAAGAAGACAAGGGCTTCAAATCACCACCCTGTGAAGACTTTTCTGTGACTGGGGAGtctgagaggagaggagagataGTAGGGAGAAGCttacctggagagaaagctgtggaagaggaagaggagaccGCAAATGTAGAGTTGTCTGAGAAACTTCGCAGTCAATATGGAACTCCAATGTTTGGTGCCCCTGGGCATACCCTACATCCAGGGGAACCAGCCCTTGGAGAAGTGGAGGAGCGCTGCCTCAGCCCAGATGACAGCACAGTGAAGATGGCTTCTCCTCCAGCATCTGGCCCACCTAGTGCCACTCATACACCCTTTCATCAGTCCCCAGTGGAAGAAAAATCTGAGCCCCAAGAATTTCAAGAAGCAGATTCCCTGGGAGATACTAGGCATATACAAGGTATAGAAAAGGAAGACACTGCAGAGGAGACAGTTGAGCCTGGGCCTGAAGAGTGCATATTAGAGAAGGAGGTTAAGATATCTCCTCCCAGGAGTCCCCAGGCCCAGGAAGCACCTGTCAGCATTACTGGGAGACACACAGGCTGCACCATTCAACTGTTACCAGAACAGGACAAAGCAATAGTCTTTGAGACTATGGAGGCAGGAGAACCTACAAGTCCAAATTCGGGAGCAGAAGTCCTTCCCAGAGACCTGAGGACATCACTACAAGAATCTGACAAACCTCAGAAAGATGAAGTGCCCCAATTTCCTGATCATAGTCTCTCCTCTGAAGATGCAGAGTCTGTCTCTATCCTCAGTGTGGTCTCTCCAGATGCTGCCAACCAAGAACCCACCCCCAAGTCTCCCTGTGGCCTGAAAGAGCAGCACCTAAACAAAAATCTTTGGCCAGAGATGTCTCCAGAGGACACCCGgtcactttctctttctgaagAGAGTCCCAGCAAAGAGACCTCTCTGGATATCTCTTCTAAGCAGCTCTCTCCAGAAAGCCTTGGCACCCTCCAGTTTGGGGAACTAAgccttggaaaggaagaaaaggggcCTCTAATGCTAGCTGAGGACACTCCTCAACCCTCAGCCACTGTGTCTGTTCTAGAGCCCCATGCAGCAACAGTGTTACCTCCCACAGATGAGGCCACTGAATATCCTGCACAGATAGACATCACAGATGAGAGTCCTGACAGAAAATTACCTACCAGCTCCTTCTCTCACGCTACACTGTTGGAAAATGGAAAGCATTCACCTGGTGTGATCACAAGCCCTGGTGAACACATTCTGACTGCTGACAGCTCTCTCACCAAGAGTCCTGAGTCTTTGCCAAGCCCTGCCATGGAGGACATTGCTATGGAATGGGAAGATAAAGTTCCAGGGTCAAAAGATAAAACCCCAGAGCAGGACAAGATACCTGAGCCAAAGGATGAATTCCTACAGAAGGACAAAACTCTGGAGCAGAAGGATATTGTCATAGAGCAGAAGGGTATAGTCATCGGTCAGAAAGATGAGGCTTTGGAAGAAAAGAGCAAGGCTGGGGAACAGGAGGATAAGGCTTTAGAACAAAAAGACGAAGACTTAGAACAAAAAACCAAGTCTCTGGATCAGAAGGACATGGCCCTGGAACCAAAATCCAtagacttaaaagaaaataacagagacTCAGAACTAAGAGAAAAGGCCCTGGGACAAAAGGACATGGACTTGGaacaaaaagatacagatttaaaacaaaaagacatagaACAAAAAGACAAGGCCCTAGAACAGAAGGACAAGATCCTAGGAGAAAAAGACAGAGCTTCAAAACAGAAAGTCAGAGATTttgaacaaaaagaggaagagtttGAATGTGAATACAAGGCTCCAGAGGTCAGCGTACCTGAACAGAAAGATaagactgagaaacagaatgacAAGACCTTAGAAAAGAAAGATCAGGCCTTGGAAGAAAAATATTGGGCCTTAGGACAGAAGGATGAAGCCCTGGAACAAAACAATAAGGCTGATGAACAGAAAAGTAAGGCTCTGGAAGAAAAGGACAAAACATGGAGACAGGAGAGCCCAGAGCAAGATGATAAAGccatgaaagaaaaggagaagatcCTAGAAGAAAAATCCCCAAAAAAGGTCAAAGCTGTGGAACAGATAGAAGAAGCTCTGCTGGAGAAGACCAAGGCTCTGGGGTTGGAAGAGATCCCAGTACAGGAAGACAAGATCCAAGAGCAAGAAGAGAAGTACTGGAAGAAGGAGCAGGATGTGGTACAAGAGTGGCGAGAAATAGCTCCAATCAGGGCAGAGCCAGTAGGAGAACAGAAAGAAACTGCCCCAGCATGGAAGGACACATCTCCTGAGAAGGAGGACAGGTACTGGAGGGGCAGAGAGGAGATAGCCCTGGAACAAGATCCATACTGGAGGGAGTTGAGCTGTGAGAGGAAGGTCTGGTTCCCTCATGAGCTGGATGGCCAGGGGGCCCACTCACGGTATGCTGAGGAGCGAGAAAGCACTTTTCTTGATGAGGGGCCAGATGATGAACGAGAAGTACCCCCCCTGGAGCATACCCCCCGAAGCCCCTGGGCCTCAGACTTCAAGGGTTTTCAGGAGCCCTCGTCACAGAAGGGACAGGAGGTGGAGCACTGGCTTGCAGAGTCACCAGTTGGGCAGCCACCAGAGGAAGAAGATAAGCTGACCCGTTCCCCCTTTGAGATCatctcccctccagcctctccacctgAAATAGTTGGACAGAGGGTTCCTCCAGCCCCAGGACAAGAAGGCCCAATCCCAGAGCCTAAGCCCATGACACCCATGAGGAGTGAACCCACCACCCCCTCATGGCTAGCTGACATCCCACCATGGGTGCCCAAGGACAgacccctgccccctgctcccctctccccagctccAGCTCCCCCATCCTCTGCTCCAGAGCCACTCACTCCTGCACCCTTCTCCTGGGGCACACTGGAGTATGACAGTGTGGTGGCTGCAGTGCAGGAAGGGGCAGCTGAGTTGGAAGGTGGGCCATACTCCCCCCTGGGGAAGGATTACCGCAAAgctgaaggagaaagggaagatgaAGGTGGAACTGGTGCTTCTGACAGCAGCCCCTGCAGCTCAAAGATCTCAGAGGCTGACAAGAGCCATGCCACCACAGAGCAGGACCAGACTGAGCCAGAGCAGAGAGAACCCACACCCTATCCTGATGAGAGAAGCTTTCAGTATGCAGACATCTATGAGCAAATGATGCTTACTGGACTTGGCCCAGCATGCCCTACTAGGGAGCCTCCTCTTGGGGCAGCTGGGGATTGGCCCTCACACATCTCAACCAAGGAAGAGGCTGCTGGCCGAAACACATCGGCAGAGAAGGAGCTTCCATCTCCTGTCTCACCTAATAGCCTCCAATCTGACACTTCAACCTTCAGCTACGCTGCCCTGGTAGGACCCACCGTACCCTCTAGACAAGAGCTTGAACCAGGGCCGAGTGTGGAGCCCGGCCCCACTCCACCTGCAGTGCCCCCCCGTGCTCCTATCCCTCTGAGCAAAGGCCCAAGCCCCCCTCTTAATGGTAACATCCTGAGCTGTAGCCCTGATAGGAGAACTTCCTCCCCCAAGGAGTCAGGTCAGGGTCACTGGGATAATACCACTAGTGACTCAGAGCTGGAGAAGGGGGCTCAGGAACAGTCAGAGAAAGAGGCCCAATCCCCAACTCCCCCACATCTGATCCCTTCAGGGCCTTCCACATTGTGGCCTGCAAGTGAGGCACTTACCAGTTCTTCCTCGGGCTCACCCTTGGGTCCTACTAGACCCAGTCTGGACTTCCCAGCTTCAGCCTTTGGCTTCTCCTCATTGCAGCCAGCTCCCCCACAACTGCCCTCTCCAGCTGAACCTCGCTCAGCACCCTGTGGCTCCCTTGCCTTCTCTGGGAATCGAGCTCTGGTTCTGGTTCCAGGGCCCCCAACCAAAGCCCGGCATGATGAATACCTAGAAGTAACTAAGGCCCCCAGTTTGGACTCCTCACTGCCTCAGCTCCCATCACCCAGCTCTCCTGGGGTCCCTCTCCTCTCCAATCTGCCCCGACCTGCCTCACCGGCCCTGTCTGAAGGCTCCTCCTCTGAGGCTACCACACCTGTGATTTCGAGTGTGGCTGAACGTTTCCCTCCAGACCTGGAGGCTGCAGAAAAGGGGTCTGGAGAGCTGATTCCAGGAATGGAGCCAGCTGCCCACAGCCTCTGGGACCTCACTCCTCTGAGTCCAGCACCCCCAGCTTCATTTGACCTAGGTCCAACTCCGGCTCCAAGCCTGTCTGGAGACATGGATGATGGCACCCTGCCCTGCCGCCTGGAGTGCTCAGGGGCAGCCACCAACAAGTCAAGCCCATTCCAGGGTCCTTCTGAAGACCATTCAGCCAATGGCCCAACTGAAATCAGCCCCAATCCTCCAGGCCCTGCTCCAGCCAAGGCTGAGAAAGAGGAGGCCGAGGCCTGCCCTGCCTGGGAACGTGGGGCCTGGCCTGAGGGAGCCGAGAGGAGAGCCGGGCCTGACACACTGCTCTCGCCTGAGCtactgtgtcctggaggagctccTGGAAGCCAATCCAGCAGTATTTCCCCTGAGGCTGAGGCTGGGCCCCAGGGATGTGCTGCTGAACCATGGCCCCACCACCAGGAGCTCTCCCCATCCTTCCTGAACCCACCCCTTCCCCGATCCACAGATGACAATGAAGTCTTGATTGAGGAAGCTCGGGTGGTAGGGAGAGGGGAACGGCGCCGGGCGGGGGGTTCAGGGGCCACAGGTGTTCCATGTCCTGGGGCTGATGAGACTCCCCCAACATCAGCCAGTGACTCAGGCTCCTCACAGTCAGATTCTGACGTTCCACCAGAAACTGAGGAATGTCCATCCATCACAGCTGAGGCTGCCCTCGACTCAGATGAAGATGGGGACTTCCTGCCTGTGGACAAAGCTGGGGGGATCAGTGGAACTCACCATCCCCGGCTTGGCCATGATCCACCCCCTCTACCCCAGCCAGACCCCCGCCCATCCCCTCCCCGCCCTGACGTGTGCATGGCTGACCCTGAGGGGCTCAGCTCAGAGTCCGGGAGGGTGGAAAGGCTACGCGAGAAGGAGAAAGTACAGGGGCGAGTAGGGCGCAAGGCCCCAGGCAGGGCCAAGCCTGTGTCCCCTGCACGGCGTCTGGATTTTCGGGGAAAACGCTCACCCACCCCTGGCAAAGGGCCTGCAGATCGAGCATCCCGGGCTCCACCCAAACCACGCAGCACTCCAAGCCAAGTCACCCCGGCAGAGGAAAAGGATGGACACAGCCCCATGTCCAAAGGCCTAGTCAATGGACTCAAGGCAGGACCGA CAGCCTTGGGTTCCAAGGGTGGCACTGGCCCCCCTGTGTATGTGGATCTCGCCTATATCCCGAATCATTGCAGTGGCAAGACTGCTGACCTTGACTTCTTCCGACGAGTACGTGCATCTTACTATGTGGTCAGTGGGAATGACCCTGCCAATGGCGAGCCAAGCCGGGCTGTGCTGGATGCGCTGCTGGAAGGCAAGGCCCAGTGGGGGGAGAATCTTCAG gTGACTCTGATCCCTACTCATGACACAGAGGTGACTCGTGAGTGGTACCAGCAGACTCATGAGCAGCAGCAACAACTGAACGTCCTGGTCCTGGCTAGCAGCAGCACCGTGGTCATGCAGGATGAATCCTTCCCAGCCTGCAAGATTGAGTTCTGA